Proteins encoded by one window of Blautia faecicola:
- a CDS encoding leucine-rich repeat domain-containing protein, with translation MRVVIYVKSAEQIKALNGEMVSATFFGPYDLMQEPYIKVATGDYEENAERWGKEDALRANLCSIAHELTHYYQWIKRHEEWASGERTDYFERQALYYAEKIVEDYEEETNDFFAVRDGFVFAAIHYPWDRYDAIVIQDEKDGCYQETDIPVHTEEEYIRYIKEKQIKSAEIRKENLSFLKKCPSLRNLSIYGGKRTSIEHIEELPDLQCLFLSYARNLSDISALEKVKKTLKLLYIDHCPKIEDYTVLEKLENLQTLMIYGSNKISDIHFIREIKSLKRFWFSVNIADGDLTPCLELEEAACLINRKHYNLKEKDLPKNDECSFGSEEIDEWMRAELY, from the coding sequence ATGCGTGTAGTAATTTATGTGAAGAGCGCTGAACAAATCAAAGCGTTGAATGGAGAAATGGTGTCGGCGACGTTTTTTGGACCATATGATCTGATGCAGGAGCCATACATAAAAGTTGCTACAGGTGATTATGAAGAAAATGCTGAAAGATGGGGAAAAGAGGATGCTTTGAGAGCAAATTTATGTTCCATAGCGCATGAACTTACCCATTACTATCAATGGATCAAAAGGCATGAGGAATGGGCTTCTGGGGAGCGGACAGATTATTTCGAGCGTCAGGCACTTTATTATGCAGAGAAGATTGTGGAAGATTATGAAGAGGAAACCAATGATTTTTTTGCAGTCAGGGATGGATTTGTATTTGCTGCGATTCATTATCCGTGGGACAGATATGATGCAATTGTGATACAGGATGAGAAGGATGGCTGCTATCAGGAGACAGACATACCTGTTCATACGGAAGAAGAATACATCCGATATATAAAGGAAAAGCAGATAAAAAGCGCGGAAATAAGAAAGGAAAATCTTTCATTTTTGAAAAAATGTCCATCGTTAAGGAATCTGAGTATCTATGGAGGAAAGCGGACTTCCATAGAACATATAGAAGAATTGCCAGATTTGCAGTGTTTATTTTTATCTTATGCAAGGAACCTGAGTGATATCAGTGCGCTGGAAAAAGTAAAGAAGACACTGAAATTACTGTACATAGACCATTGCCCGAAAATTGAAGATTATACAGTGTTGGAGAAATTGGAGAATCTTCAGACATTGATGATTTATGGAAGTAACAAGATTTCCGATATTCACTTTATCAGAGAAATAAAGAGCCTGAAGAGATTTTGGTTCAGCGTCAATATAGCGGATGGAGATCTGACTCCATGTCTGGAATTAGAAGAAGCAGCATGCCTGATTAACCGGAAACACTATAATCTAAAAGAGAAAGACTTACCGAAAAATGATGAATGTTCGTTTGGAAGCGAAGAGATAGACGAATGGATGAGAGCAGAGTTGTACTGA
- a CDS encoding helix-turn-helix transcriptional regulator, whose translation MPLENRLKEHRARLGINQADMGKRAGVSRQTISLIERGDYSPSVTLALKLAKICQVTVEDIFSYTEEENDE comes from the coding sequence ATGCCGCTGGAAAACAGGTTAAAGGAACATCGCGCCAGACTTGGCATCAATCAGGCGGATATGGGAAAACGGGCAGGAGTGTCCCGGCAGACGATCAGTCTGATCGAGCGGGGGGATTATTCACCGTCGGTAACGCTGGCGCTGAAGCTGGCAAAGATCTGTCAGGTAACCGTGGAAGATATTTTCAGCTATACGGAGGAAGAGAATGATGAATAA
- a CDS encoding DUF3169 family protein: MMNKTKKKNVYVKYAVIMCISGALGGILGGVMEMGQVHGVLTGIQEGMQFFLNSVRTWMLPLMAICGVIALVLCEQYMGRLKRAGEAMEQAEDEAYERLNYELEAAGGRGMIVSFAGSIAMILLLATGYSTKYIESLNGSGIMWFLLEILTFIALEVYLNVWQIRYVRVIQKIYPDKKGDPTSLKFPKQWLESCDEAEKECIYQASYKGYQTVMKWAPILTFVALILHMFFDTGILAIVMPSVIWLVTSVTYCRACLQNKGEKLSK, translated from the coding sequence ATGATGAATAAAACAAAAAAGAAAAATGTATATGTAAAATATGCGGTAATCATGTGTATCAGCGGTGCGCTGGGAGGAATTCTGGGGGGTGTCATGGAAATGGGACAAGTGCATGGAGTTCTGACAGGTATTCAGGAGGGAATGCAATTCTTCCTGAACAGTGTCCGCACCTGGATGCTTCCGCTGATGGCAATCTGTGGAGTGATAGCGCTGGTACTTTGTGAGCAGTATATGGGCAGACTGAAAAGAGCGGGCGAAGCCATGGAACAGGCAGAAGATGAAGCGTATGAACGGCTGAATTACGAGCTGGAAGCTGCGGGAGGTAGGGGAATGATCGTAAGCTTTGCCGGAAGTATTGCGATGATTCTGCTTCTCGCAACCGGATATTCCACAAAATATATTGAAAGTCTGAACGGTTCTGGGATAATGTGGTTTCTGCTTGAAATTCTTACATTTATTGCACTGGAAGTGTATCTGAATGTATGGCAGATTCGCTATGTCCGCGTGATACAGAAGATCTATCCGGACAAAAAAGGAGATCCGACTTCTTTAAAATTCCCGAAGCAGTGGCTGGAAAGCTGCGATGAGGCAGAAAAGGAATGTATCTACCAGGCAAGTTACAAAGGCTATCAGACCGTGATGAAATGGGCGCCGATCCTGACGTTTGTGGCGCTGATCCTGCATATGTTTTTTGATACGGGGATCCTTGCCATCGTGATGCCGTCAGTGATCTGGCTGGTAACATCGGTGACATACTGTAGAGCGTGTCTGCAGAACAAGGGAGAAAAACTGAGCAAATAA